A segment of the Thermoplasmatales archaeon genome:
CTTCCTTTACGTCCGTGAATGTGACTGTCATAAATGGGTGTATTGCAACTTCGGATCCGAGTGCTGAGGGGACGTCTACCGATACAATTTTCTTACCCGAGGAATTCATCTTCGTTATTACATCATCAAAAGGAGATCTAGGAGTTCCATTGAATCCTGAGCCGAATATTGCATCTAAAACGACGTCCGCTTCCTTCAAAGAATTTTCGAATTGTGATTCTTCAATGATTTTACCTTTGTATCCGGACAAAGCTTTGAGGGCATGTTGACCTCTCAGCGATTCTCTGCCTTTAACGAAGTAGACCATCACACCATTTGTTGCAGAAAGTATGCTGGAAGCGACCAATCCGTCTCCTGCATTGTTCCCTACTCCACAGACGGTCAGTATCTTATTACCGCAACCAAATTCCTTTGATACTGAACCAGCCACAGAACGGCCGGCATTTTCCATCAGAGTATACATGTCGCCAAAGAAATATTCATAATTTTTATCAGATTTTTCAACGTCTTTGTAGGTTATCATTTCCCGTCACCAATACATGATTACAAACGGGTTAATGATATGTTCAATTTGATTCTATTTTATGATTTTTCCAGTGGCGATCTGCCATAAGTACAGATCAAATATTCCCGGTTCCATAGAAATATTATTCGCCAGTTCGATGAAGAGTTTCTCTGATTCAAGGTACCAATATCTAGAATTAACTTTTATGGGCCTGTCCGGAAATTCTTTCCTGAGTATCGACAAGATATGTTTATCGAGAATAGCGAAATCGAAAATTCCAACGTTCCTGAGGAAATGAGAGGCTTCCTTAAAACCAATTCCTGGAACGTTTGTCACAAGGTATTCTCTTGTACCTGCTTTATCGGGAGATTTAATTAGTTCTGGCAGTTCATCAATGATCCATCTGGAATCGCTGATGAACCTGCTTCTGACATTATAAAATCTGTACTTACACGATTTAAGTTCTCTCGAGAGTTCTTCCTGAGGCATGGTTGCAAAACCGCTATAACCTATGTAATTCTGGGTCCTTATGCCCATTTCTGCGGAGGTATTGGCTGCTAAAATGCAAAAACAGAGTTCCTCAAAGATCTTTTCTTTGGAGGATTTCCCTGCAGAAATGAATTCTTGCTTTTTCTTTTCAATAAGTTTAGAAACTGGAGAGTTAATACGTTTTCTTACCTCATTGAGAATCGATGGGGCGTTAATGTTCAGGGAAGTGTCTTCCACTCAGTTTCCTCAAAAAAATTACTTGAAGATTTCGTACATCTTCAAGGCTTTCTTAAGTCTGGATTCAACGTCCGTCCAGTTAACATTCTTCAGGAAAGCATCGAGGTATGGTGCGCGTTTTGCTCCATAATCTGTGTAATACGCATGTTCATAAACATCTAGGGCCAGGACGACTACAGCATTCCATATGCCGTTTGAATTGTGTGCATCTGCTCCAATGTTTCTTAATTTTCCAAGATTGAGATCGAAGACGCAAAGGCTCCATCCTCTGAACGCTATTCCGGTGGCTTTGAAATCCTCAACCCACTTCTCGTAGCTTCCGAAGTCCTTTTCAACTTGTTTTTTGAACTCGGGCTCTACACTTTTGTGGTCTTTTGTCATACCGCCAAAATATATTTCGTGCAATAGAGAGCCATCGTAATTAAAAGTCTCTTCAAGTTTAAGTTCTCTCAGGTCGCTGTAATTCTGATTAGCTTTGCTCCTATCAACAGAAGGCAACTTTGACCATATTTCGTTAAGCTTGTTCACGTATCCTTTATAATGCGTTTCAAAATGATAATCTATCTGCTGATCAGAGATGCCGTCCAGTCCTTTTGGTTTTAATCTATCTTTTGTTTCCCATGTTTCTGCCATTTTTTTACACCTAATTCCAAATGGAGTTAACGTTTAAAAAGTTAATGAAACCTTACAATGTACATATTTTTCTAGCTTATATGGCGCTCATTACTCCGCTGTCCTTATGAAAAAAAGAATGTGTCTAAGGGAATTCAAGAATGGATCTTACATTCTCCATGTGTGCGGTTTGTGGTACTTTGTTTGTGGCTCTGTTCCTTGAAAGCCATTCGTCAAGACTCTCCTCATCTATCGTTCTGGCCCTACTTACCTCCTCCTGACAATCGGCACAGTACAACCCATTAAAAATCAATGATCCACAGATAATGCAGTGATGTTTGGCTCCCATCTCAAAGGTATTCTCGCACTTACTTAATATTTTTTCCATCGATTTGAGAGCATGTGTAATACTTTATTAGGGGATGTAAAAAGTAAATCTAGGAAGTATATTAACGAAGCGTATTGCCAATTTTTTAATACACACATGATTTAATTAGGAATATCTGCGCGAGGGATTTTCATTACGGAATGTGCAATCCATGTTGCTTTGGGGTTGCTTTGGAATCTTGTTCCGTCAGGGACATGGTGTTTCACAGAATCTCCCTAGCCTCTTGCTGCAAGCGGGAAAAGATAAGATAAATTAGCAGGATAACATTACCGAGCTGATTGATATCTGCAGCTTTTCTGCTTGTTACGGTTTTTGCTGCCGTTTTCGCAATAATGGATCCTATCGGGGCTGTCCCTATAGTGATAGCCTTAACCAAGTCCTATTCTAGAAAGGATCGCAATATAGTAGTATTCAAAAGCGTTCTGGTTGCGGCCGGGATGATATTTGGATTTATGTTCGTTGGTGAATATATATTCAGTGTGCTCGGTATCAGCATATTTGACTTCAAGGTTGCTGGCGGGATACTCCTTTTTCTTGTTGCGTTTGAGATGCTTCAGGGCAATATCCCAGGTACTTCTATAACGGAGAAGGAAAAAGAAGAATCCATGGAGAAGGAAGAGATAAGCGTTGTCCCTATAGGTACCCCGCTGTTGGCAGGTCCGGGAACAATAACAGCTGCGATGATATACTTCAATCAGGATAATTATGGGTTGACATTGCGCTTGGTCGTAGTTCTGGGCGTAGCGTTGGCTATTGTCGTGTCCTATTTTATACTGAAATATTCCCTTCCGTTATTTGATCGACTGGGGAGGGTTGGTTCACTTATCATCACGAGAATAATG
Coding sequences within it:
- a CDS encoding N-glycosylase/DNA lyase, translated to MEDTSLNINAPSILNEVRKRINSPVSKLIEKKKQEFISAGKSSKEKIFEELCFCILAANTSAEMGIRTQNYIGYSGFATMPQEELSRELKSCKYRFYNVRSRFISDSRWIIDELPELIKSPDKAGTREYLVTNVPGIGFKEASHFLRNVGIFDFAILDKHILSILRKEFPDRPIKVNSRYWYLESEKLFIELANNISMEPGIFDLYLWQIATGKIIK
- a CDS encoding superoxide dismutase, giving the protein MAETWETKDRLKPKGLDGISDQQIDYHFETHYKGYVNKLNEIWSKLPSVDRSKANQNYSDLRELKLEETFNYDGSLLHEIYFGGMTKDHKSVEPEFKKQVEKDFGSYEKWVEDFKATGIAFRGWSLCVFDLNLGKLRNIGADAHNSNGIWNAVVVLALDVYEHAYYTDYGAKRAPYLDAFLKNVNWTDVESRLKKALKMYEIFK
- a CDS encoding nucleotide-binding protein, whose translation is MGAKHHCIICGSLIFNGLYCADCQEEVSRARTIDEESLDEWLSRNRATNKVPQTAHMENVRSILEFP
- a CDS encoding MarC family protein, yielding MISAAFLLVTVFAAVFAIMDPIGAVPIVIALTKSYSRKDRNIVVFKSVLVAAGMIFGFMFVGEYIFSVLGISIFDFKVAGGILLFLVAFEMLQGNIPGTSITEKEKEESMEKEEISVVPIGTPLLAGPGTITAAMIYFNQDNYGLTLRLVVVLGVALAIVVSYFILKYSLPLFDRLGRVGSLIITRIMGILLMSLAIDFIATGIISIVATV